Genomic DNA from Anolis sagrei isolate rAnoSag1 chromosome 12, rAnoSag1.mat, whole genome shotgun sequence:
atcagTAAGGTTAAGACACACTGCTGTAGATGATGCTGTTCCTCCCATCAAGATTGCTAAACAGTAGACTATGTCGTCGGCGTACAGTTTTACGTTGTCCGCAGCCCACAGAACTGGGCCGATTCTTCTTCAGTCCTGATCCTCCAGATGGGCTTCAGAGTCTTCCTTCGTCGATCAACCGGTTCAGCCCCTCGCAGATCTTCTTCAAACGTGGTTGGTAAGGCTCTCCGGGACTGTAGGCTCGAACGAGGAGCTCCGGGTCGGCGAAATGGTCAAAGACGTGGCGGATCCTCCCGTGGGACTTGGGCGTCAGGTGCTTCTCCACCAACTTGAGCAGCAAATCCCGGCACTCGTGGAGGATCTCGGCCAGGACGGCCTTCTCGAAGGTGAAGTCCACCTCGTAGAAGCTGATGGCGGTCATGGCGCCTTGGTGGAGCTTCTGCTTGAAGGCCTCGGCCCAGCCCAGCTCCTCCTCGCTGAAGCGGTTGTTGCGGTACAGGACCGAGATCTTGACGGCCACCTTGATGAGGTTCTTGAGGACCTTCTGGGACTCGGCCCGGTTCTGGGTGTACTCCTTGGAGATGCGGTAGAGCTCATCGAGGATCTCGCTGCTGGTGTCGTCGATGAACATGTTGGCCATGGACTTGCTGGCCATCCGGCTGAGGATTTTCTTCTCGGCCTGGAGGGCCAGGTTGCGGGAGCTGAACGTCTCCATGTGGGCTGCGTGGAGGGAAACATAGGTTAGTGACTCTCCGTAATTTGTTAAGCCCTATCCCACCCTTGTCACAATggtaccttgacttaagagttcaaTTTGATCTGTGagtgagctcttaactcaaaatactcttatctcaaagcaatctACCATTGGGATGCTattgataccttgacttaagagtttgatTTGTTCTGTGATTGAgcccttaactcaaaatgctctaatCTCAAAGCCAGTTTCcaactgaaatgctattaatacaTTGACTCAAcacaaaatgctcttatctcaaagtgaattttcccattgaaatgctactatgccttgacttaagagttttaATCGTTCTGTGATTGAGAcctttaactcaaaatgctcttatctcaaaacaAATTCACCACTGAAATGCTattgataccttgacttaagagtttgatTTGTTCTGTgattgagctcttaactcaaaattctCTAATCTCAAAGCACATTTccaattgaaatgctattaataccACGACTCGAcccaaaatgctcttatctcaaagcaaacgGTCCCAATGAAATGATATTAATAGAATGATGTGggaaatgctcttatctcaaagcaagcTGGCACAATGAAATGAAATtaataccttgagttaagagtgatTTGGTCTGTGATTAAGTTCTCAACTCaaaatctcaaagcaaatttgcAATTGTAATGCTATAAATACTTTGACTTAAGTTTAATTCATTTGGTGGTTGAGCTCTTAAcacaaaatgctcttatctcaaagtaaaTTTTACCACCGAAATGCTATaaataccttgacttaagaatttaatgtgttctgtgattgatctcttaactcaaaatgcttttaTCTCAAAGAGAATTTCCTGCTGAAATGCTATTAACACATTGACTTAAGAATTTAAATCGTTCTGTGATTccgctcttaactcaaaatgctctaatCTCAAAGCGAATCTCCAATTGAAATGCTAATACTTTGACTCAACACacaatgctcttatctcaaaccAAATGGTCCCAATGAAATGCGATTAGTACCTTGAGTtaagtttaattcattctgtgattCAGCTCTTAACTTAAAAtcctcttatctcaaagcaaattcacattaaaatgctataaataccttgacttaagagtttaatgtGTTCTGTGATTGAGCTCTTAACTCGAAATGCTCTGAACTCAAAAGCAAATGTTCCTGTTGAAAtgcttgacttaagagtttaattcattctgcgATTGAgctaactcaaaatgctcttatttcAAAGAGAATGTTTCCATTGAAATGGCAataataccttgacttaagagtttaatttgtacTGTgattgagctcttaactcaaaatgctcttatctcaaagtgagaATGCCCATTAAAATCCTATTAATCCACCCGTCCTCCCCGAGGAtttactttaaaatggtagaagcacaaagttgtggcaaggaagcgcAAAGccaagaggcagaagcatcattttctcccTACTGTACTCCaacattccagcctccctctctctctcttcctctctctcccctgctctcttcatgaagccaaacataccaggaataagaACCAtagacaaaaataatgttatatttgggggtcaccacaaaggaggaactgtattaaggggttgcggcattaggacgGTTGATAAACACTGATCTAGGCTATTTTTTACAAGGCGAACTAACTTTGGAAACAACAGAAATGTGGTCTGAGAATAGTATTTTCCTTTCTAAAAGCAAATCTGCAGCTTCCTTCCTTCGCGCTTCTTGCTTGCCACTCGCACAGATGTGCGTTTGGGGTTTCCTGTTTTCATCCGTTGGTAACGCAAATCTGCAAACCCCATTTCTTCCGGAattgaggtttgggggagtacggCAAGGAAGGGAACGCCAAGGCAGAATTTCATTCAAACCCTCCATTGCATTGTgagtttattgtttgtttgtttatttatttacagtatttatattccgcccttctcgctccgcaggggactcagggcggatcacaacagacacacagaggctatttaacgttccagcttcatgagggtatgatcgaattccggccaccggggggagctgtcgcttcactgccCACTTGTGACACCtttggagtacttcctcattcttttgcatgatgctggagatttttatggcgccataaatttcctacttgacagatgcaactgtctttcgggctgcaaaggtcgacagcaagctagacaaatggttggtgttgcaacccagagcaggaaacgagaccctaagataacaatccaccacacttgactgtggggaaaaaacaatccctttttattgatgaaaaatggttacaaaatagaggaaaatgcaaagtcaaaaagccacaataaaattcagcagtcggcaatatccatgaattagatcaaaaaccaaaagcaacactgtaaaaacctgttagccctagcttctgccaacctagcagttcatgtaatgcaagtagatcaataggtactgcagtttgaatctgcagctCGGAGTGAACTCttactgttagccctagcttctgccaagctagcaattcatgtaatgcaagtagatcaataggtaccacagtttgaagctgcgggtcggggtgagctctcactgttagccctagcttctgccaacctagcagttcatgtaatgcaagtagatcaataggcaccacagtttgaagctgcgggtcagggtgagctctcgctgttagccctagcttctgccaacctagcagttaatgtaatgcgagtagatcagtaggtactgcagtttgaaactgcaggtcagggtgagctctcgctgttagccctagcttctgccaacctagcagttcatgtaatgcaagtagatcaataggtaccacagtttgaagctgcgggtcggggtgagctctcgctgttagccctagcttctgtcaacctagcagttcgaaagcatgtaatGCGAGTAGACCAGTAggtactgcagtttgaagctgcgggtcggggtgagctctcgctgttagccctagcttctgtcaacctagcagttcgaaagcatgtaatGCGAGTAGACCAGTAggtactgcagtttgaagctgcgggtcggggtgagctctcgctgttagccctagcttctgtcaacctagcagttcgaaagcatgtaatGCGAGTAGACCAGTAggtactgcagtttgaagctgcgggTCGGGGTGAGTTCTCGCTGTTagccctggcttctgccaacctagcagttaatgtaatgtgagtagatcagtaggtactgcagtttgaagctgcaggtcggggtgagctctcgctgttagccctagccttgcagcttcaaagtctggctgcataattattattattgaatggccttgcagcttcaaagcctggctgcttaattattattattattgaatggccttgcagcttcaaagcctggctgcttcctcgaTCCTGGAAATTGTTCATTGTGTCACCTGCAACAACACAACCTGAATGATGTTTCCTTGGGCAAGCGATGGCTTTTAATGGCTTCCTTGGCCTGGAGTCGGATTCAGGAATGAAGGCCTGGATTTTTAATTGCGGGGAAGAGAGATAAACAAATGAAAAACAGGATGGTGCCAATGCCGTAAGACACCCGAAGCACGGAAAGCATATCTTGCGGTTCTATCATTTCCTGGCCGCTGGGACGTGCTACCTTTCCTCTCCATTCCGGAgaggatcatctgcatacctatgGTATCGTTCACTGCTCAGAACTGGAATTTGCGTGGCCAAGGCTGCATCCACCACGCTGTGGAATGAacgcagcttggcaccacttgaactcccaggaatcctgggaattgtggtttGCTGAGGACCTCGCAAAACGACACCTTCCACAATTCCATCGCACTGAGCCGtgacagttcaagtgatgtcaagctgccttcttcctcctcttccttccccatttGCGGTGCACAAGCAGTGCCTCCGACCGCGTGCAAAGTGCCTCATCTCCGCGTGCGCCGCTTTCCTTTTAGCAGAAGAGGGAAGTCAAAAGATAGCCAAGGCGGAAATTCATCCGAAACTGATGAAATCACAAGAAAAAAAAGTGCAGAGGAGGTGAATTTGGGCCTTTCGCTACCAAAATGTCTCAGTTCCTcctgaaactataaatcccaggaatcaATTACATGGGGGCATAGGAAGGAGAGTGGTCTCAAACTATAttcacgggcaaactttggccctgcaggtgttttggacttcaactcccacaacatgggttcctcttggcacgtttctttctttcgccctccattcacgcctcttcgaattccacagcactgctggtcacagctgacctccagctagagtgctcaaaggttcccaggtctcagtgtctatgccaaagtttttgagcccatctttcaatctcttttcctgtccaccagtattctgttttctgttcttgagttcggagtagagcaactgctttgggagacggtggtcgggcatccggacaacgtcaatgttgacgtctgtagacagtccacgtttcgcaggtgtatggcagggttgggaggacaacagctttataaacaagcaccttggtctccctacggatgtcccagtcctcaaacactctctgcttcatttggaagaatgctgcactcacagagtttaggcggtgttgtatttcagtgtcaatgttaacatctgtagacagtccacgtttcgcaggcatatagtatggttgggaggacaatagctttgtaaataagcatcttggtctccctaccgatgtcccagtcctcaaacactctctgcttcattcggaagaatgctgcacttgcagagctcaggtggtgttgtatttcagtgtcaatgttaacgtctgtagacagtccacgtttcgcaggcatatagcatggttgggaggacaataacttggTAAAggagcaccttggtctccctacggatttcCAGATCCTcgaacactctctgtttcattcggaaaaatgctgcactcgcagagctcaggcggtgtatttcagtgtcaatgttgacgtctgtagacagtccacgtttcacaggtgtattgCAGGGTTGGGTGGACAACATcattataaacaagctcctttgtctccctatggatgtccgtgtcctcaaacactctttgcttcattctgaaaaatgctgcgctcgcagagctcaggcggtgttgccaTCTATCTGATAGATGATTTGGAAAGAGATCTCAAAACCACACACACTTTGCTTATGCCCAGAGGCACTTTTGTTAGGCTTTGTGGGTTGGAGGCATGCTAAAAAAGAGCTGCTTCTGGGGAAACGAGAGTTAGATTAACCAAAGTGGCCAAGTTTGTCTTTCTTTTGTTTACTTTCCCCATCCAGGTGAGTCAGGCCTCAGGGCTTGTCCCGACAGGTTGGAAGAGAAAATGATTTTTGAAACAAACACGTATGTATTAATGTCTGCGGCGTtcaggttggattagatggcctttgttGACCTCACTAGGCTTCCTTGATCATGCCCACGCACAAAACAAAAGCCCAGACAACTCTTTGCAAAGGCTATCCAGTTCTCTTTCCCAGGCCTGCCTCAAAgaaagcatctacactgtacaacaacaacaaataaccataaccataaccataaccataaccttaaccttaaccttaaccataaccttaaccataaccataaccataaccataaccataaccataaccataaccataaccataaccataaccataaccataaccttaaccttaaccataaccataaccataaccttaaccataaccataaccataaccataaccttaaccataaccttaaccttaaccataaccataaccataaccataaccataaccttaaccataaccataaccataaccataaccataaccataaccttaaccttaaccataaccataaccataaccataaccttaaccataaccataaccttaaccataaccataaccataacaacaacaacaacaacaacaataataatttatattccacactatttccccaagggaactcagcgccatgcaggaaggcagcatcaaacccctcccaacagatggccatccagcctctgatttacATCCAGACATCACTCGACTCCAAGGCAGAATGCTTCACTGTTGAACGACCCTTATTgtcacgaagttcttcctaatgctccttTTTTAATGCTCAGCTGGCATCtatgcaccatcaaagccctcccgatagatgtccatccagcctctgctcaaaaacgTCAAGAGAAGGGGCcgtatggaatcctagagttggaagaggcctccaagggtcatctaatccaaccccattatgccataataataataataatcatcatcatcatcatcatcatcatcatataataataatagtaataatgataatttatttatatttcatcctATCTCCTCCAAGGCAACTCAGGgccattatataataataataataataataataataataatatatttatattccaccctatctccgcAAGAGATCTCagggccatgcaggaagacaccatcaaagccctcccaatagatggccattcagcctctgcttaaaaacttcctagagttggaagagacctctagggagacacaatcaaagccctcccgatagatggccattcagtctctgcttaaaaacgtCAAGAGAAGGGgacatatagaatcctagagttggaagagacctccaagggtcatctaacccaaccccattgtgccataataataataataataataataataataataataatatatttatattccagcctATCTCCGCAAGGGATCTCagggccatgcaggaagacaccatcaaagcccacctgatagatggccattcagcctctgcttaaaaacttcctagagttggaagagacctccaggaagacacaaacaaagccctcctgatagatggccattcagcctctgcttaaaaacgtCAAGAgacatatagaatcctagagttggaagagacctccaagggtcatctaatccaaccccattatgacataacaacaacaacaacaacagcaacaacaacaacataataataataataatgttaatattattaataataatgtaataataataataataataataataataataataataatatatttatattccaccctatatcCACAAGGGAGCTCAGGAAcatgcaagaagacaccatcaaagccctcccgacagatggccattcagcctctgcttaaaaaacgTCAAGAGAAGGGGAcatatagtatcctagagttggaagagacctccaaggatcATCTAATCCAAACTCAttatgccataataataataataataataataataataataataataataatgtaataataacaatagtaatagtaataatgataatttatttatattccaccctatctcccccaaGGCAACTCAGGGCCAttatgccataataataataataataataataataataataataataataatttatattccaccttatctccccaagggaactcagggccatgcaggaaggcaccatcaaaaccctcccgacagatggccatccagcctctgctcaaaaaccAGACATTactggactccaaggcagcatacttCACTGTTGAATGACTCTTATagttatgaagttcttcctaatgctccttTTTAATGCTCAGCTGGCATCtatgcaccatcaaagccctcctgacagatggccatccagcctctgctcaaaaaccAGACATTACTGGACTCCTTCACTGTTGAACTACCTTATtgtcacaaagttcttcctaatgctccttTTTTAATGCTCTGCTGGCATCtatgcaccatcaaagccctcccggcagatggccatccagtctctgcttaaaaaccagaCATTACTGGACTCCTTCACTGTTGAACGACCTTATtgtcacaaagttcttcctaatgctccttTTTTAATGCCCTGCTGGCATCtatgcaccatcaaagccctcccggcagatggccatccagtctctgcttaaaaaccaggTATCACTGGACTCCTTCACTGTTGAACGACCTTATtgtcacaaagttcttcctaatgctccttTTTTAATGCTGAGCTGACATCtatgcaccatcaaagccctcctgacagatggccatccaccctctgcttaaaaaccagaTATCACTGGACTCTTTCACTGTTGAACGACCTTATTGTCACAAAGTTCTTCCATAGAAGCATTGCCTCcttagcaatggttctcaaccagtgggtcgcAACCCCTATGGGGGTCGAACATCTATGcaccaacaaagccctcctgacagatggccacccagcttctgcttaaaatccAGGGCCCTTCTGGTCCCACGGGTCACTCACCCTGGTTTCCGATGCGCCGGGCTCATGCGACTAGTGTAGGATGTCCCAGCATCGAGACAGGAAAGCAGAACCAGCTCACGAGAGAAGAAGCAGCCGAAGGAAACAGAGAGAGACTTCCTCGAACTCGAAGTCCCGCCCCGTTCCGATCCTCAATTTAattctacacaaacacacaaccacacacacacacagagagagaagcaCAAACAACTGGGTGAGACCAGACGAGACGGAAACCTAAGAGGAGCAACCTGGACGGTCCACATATTTGGAGGCTCACTCAGTGGCTCTCCACGTTTCTGCCCTCGGGGTATTTTTTCCCTGCGCTCTTGCTCGAGTGGACGGTTCACTTTGAGACTTGTCCAAACACGAGTCTGATCGTCAACGTATATCGTCAACGTATATTTCCTTCGGCTTTGGTGTCACCAGCCCTTCGGTGGGGTCGGCGTTCCTGGAGTGAGAAACGAGAAATATAGGGTTATTTTGAACCCACTCCCTTGTGTTTATTCTTGACTAGCTTGCCcaggttatgggtgaactacaactcctatcatgtCAGGTTAACtccgagaaactccatcagtactttgttatgttgggcaagtttgctctagatgcctcattggtggagttcagtgtgctctctggctgtagggtaaactacaactcccactatggtgagtcaatccCCTTAAACCTCacttatgttgggcaagtttgctctagatgcctcattggtggagttcagtgtgctctctggctgtagggtaaactacaactcccactatggtgagtcaatccCCTTAAAGCTCACTtacgttgggcaagtttgctctagatgcctcattggtggagttcagtgtgctctctggctggagggtaaactacaactcccactatggtgagtcaatccCCTTAAACCTCACTtacgttgggcaagtttgctctagatgcctcattggtggagttcagtgtgctctctggctgtagggtaaactacaactcccactatggtgagtcagtcccctcaaacctctccagtatatcAAAATATTCTCCATTTTCCAAAGTATATCAAAGTATGTTACATTTCCCAAAGTATATCAAAATATTCTACATTTTTCAAAGTAAAGTATATCAAAATATTCTCCAAAACGAGAAATATATGGTTATTTCGAACCCACTCCCTTGTGTTTATTCTTGACTAGCTTGCTcaggttatgggtgaactacaactcccatcatgaaaGGTTAActctgagaaactccatcagcacttaaagtttgttacattg
This window encodes:
- the LOC132764143 gene encoding tumor necrosis factor alpha-induced protein 8-like protein 2, which codes for METFSSRNLALQAEKKILSRMASKSMANMFIDDTSSEILDELYRISKEYTQNRAESQKVLKNLIKVAVKISVLYRNNRFSEEELGWAEAFKQKLHQGAMTAISFYEVDFTFEKAVLAEILHECRDLLLKLVEKHLTPKSHGRIRHVFDHFADPELLVRAYSPGEPYQPRLKKICEGLNRLIDEGRL